From Triticum urartu cultivar G1812 chromosome 2, Tu2.1, whole genome shotgun sequence, a single genomic window includes:
- the LOC125541397 gene encoding uncharacterized GPI-anchored protein At4g28100: MSVHIAAVAVLIALLAPARASDVSSFPLTQTQSPANASAAPSSPPCRLDLSAELFGGVAAACGAGGGPGSLDRGRCCPVLAAWLFAAHARTALSVPAPAPALAGEGLDGGEGPMVPYDNQRCVDALGTALEKRGVALQRPNATCDTVICFCGIRLHQIGSLRCPAAFAVGAAARNATPTAAVKDLEKSCRNASYAGCSRCVQSLQKVKGNVSREVAGGDRARRMLGLDCQLMGLTWLLAKNKTVYIPTVSAVLRAMLYTAHPTESGSHSKVSGGSGGAPPRCSPDQENMPLAVDSLQFEHAGSTSSAAALLRGSLLWLALYCFLWDAFL, from the exons ATGTCGGTGCACATCGCGGCCGTGGCGGTTCTCATCGCGCTCCTCGCCCCCGCCCGAGCCTCGGACGTCTCCTCCTTCCCGCTCACGCAGACGCAGTCCCCGGCCAACGCCTCCGCGGCGCCCTCCTCCCCGCCCTGCCGCCTCGACCTCTCCGCGGAGCTCTTCGGCGGCGTGGCCGCGGCGTGCGGGGCCGGCGGCGGGCCGGGCTCCCTCGACCGCGGCCGCTGCTGCCCCGTCCTCGCGGCCTGGCTCTTCGCGGCGCACGCGCGCACGGCGCTGTCCGtcccggcgccggcgccggcgctgGCGGGCGAGGGCCTGGACGGGGGCGAGGGCCCCATGGTCCCGTACGACAACCAGCGGTGCGTGGACGCGCTGGGCACCGCGCTGGAGAAGCGCGGGGTGGCGCTGCAGCGGCCCAACGCGACGTGCGACACGGTGATCTGCTTCTGCGGCATCCGGCTCCACCAGATCGGCTCGCTCCGCTGCCCGGCCGCGTTCGCCGTCGGCGCCGCCGCCAGGAACGCCACGCCCACCGCCGCGGTCAAGGACCTGGAGAAGAGCTGCCGCAACGCGTCCTACGCCGGCTGCTCCCGCTGCGTCCAGTCCCTTCAAAAG GTGAAGGGGAACGTGAGCCGGGAGGTCGCCGGCGGCGACCGCGCCCGGCGGATGCTGGGGCTGGACTGCCAGCTGATGGGCCTGACGTGGCTGCTGGCCAAGAACAAGACGGTGTACATCCCCACCGTGTCCGCCGTGCTGCGCGCCATGCTCTACACCGCGCACCCCACCGAGTCCGGCAGCCACTCCAAGGTtagcggcggcagcggcggggcgCCGCCGCGGTGCAGCCCGGACCAGGAGAACATGCCGCTGGCCGTGGACTCGCTGCAGTTCGAGCACGCCGGCAGCACGAGCTCGGCCGCCGCCCTGCTCCGCGGCTCCCTCCTCTGGCTGGCGCTCTACTGCTTCCTCTGGGACGCGTTCTTGTAA